The Pochonia chlamydosporia 170 chromosome 3, whole genome shotgun sequence genome contains the following window.
GGCCCGGCGCATGATCGCTGCGGGACTGGGGTTGAAGGCTCCTAAGCAGACTGACGAACAAAAGGCGTATCAGAAGTCTATTAGagagcaggagaagaagaggagggaaCAGGAACGattggaggagcagaagaagcggGAGGATACTGAGAAGGCTAAAGCTGCTGTGTGGGACGATTGAACCGAGTCACGGATTGGTGGCATGCATGAACCTATTGTACATATGATATGCATACTAAATATATTTTCTCAAACTCCTCTAAGTGACCAACCGTGAAGGAATGCGACAGCTAAACTCGTCAAGTCCACGCATAACAGCGGCTGCCTCTGCGACTGACGTCAATCATGTCCTAAGCCGGTTGCCACTATTGTCATCCCTCTACAACCCGTACAACTTCTTGACGGAAGGCCGCGCCATCAACCGGTTATTccaagcaaagaaattgGGAAACTTCTTCTCACCGCCAGCCTTTTCAACCATGTCCTTGGAAACTGCATCCACGACACGGTCCCACGGAATGAAGACTAGGTCAGCATACGTGCTGTAAAGGATTGTCAGCCATAAATTTCCTCTCCACCAAGAACACGACATAATCACATACAACTTATCACCAACAAGATACTCCTTTCCTTCTAAGATCGTATTCAAAACTTCAAACACACGCAATGTCTGCTCATCGTACCGCTTCTTCGCACTGGGCACATCCTCAGGATGGAACTTGTGGAACCAGACATGCTGGCCAAAGTAAGGGCCCTAAAACAAATCGCAAAATTAGCTGTCGGGCTAATCCGTGAATGAGGAATAACGTCATACCTGTCCGGACATTTGGAAATGCAGATACTGCTTCAGGTACCACTTCTCTGGCCCCTCAGTAAAGGTCAActtgttctccttgtcgtagGTTTCAACAATATATTCAACAATGGCGCCGGATTCCCAGAGAATCAGGTCGTTCGCATTGGGGTCCTGGATCGCGGGTAGTCTTCCATTGGGATTGATCTTGAGGAAGGACTCGTCCTTGGGATTCTCGATGGTGATCTTTATTGTCAAAATTAGTATGCGGTCGTAAATGGTGTAACTCTTTGCTGATCATACCGCTTTGTAAGGGATACCGAGTTCTTCGAGGGTAATGAGAACTTTGAAAGGGTTTGGTCCTTGGCCTGCGGATGTAAGTGCGTGGTTTGT
Protein-coding sequences here:
- a CDS encoding glutathione S-transferase (similar to Metarhizium acridum CQMa 102 XP_007807683.1); amino-acid sequence: MSAIKPLTVWVHGQGPNPFKVLITLEELGIPYKAITIENPKDESFLKINPNGRLPAIQDPNANDLILWESGAIVEYIVETYDKENKLTFTEGPEKWYLKQYLHFQMSGQGPYFGQHVWFHKFHPEDVPSAKKRYDEQTLRVFEVLNTILEGKEYLVGDKFTYADLVFIPWDRVVDAVSKDMVEKAGGEKKFPNFFAWNNRLMARPSVKKLYGL